actccctctgtctcatccacattaaccccaaacttcttactgccttctgtctGCTCACTGTGATCTTCAGAATCTaatctacatctgtggtgtgagaAACAGGAGATGATGAGAAACATGTTGATGCttctgacttgacttgaagaggtgcagtttctccggtgtcacctcattaactgtccgtgtggaaacatagcaaaggctcttaatgatgtccacacgtctctgcactgatacagcctttatatttaatcactgtacatatgcttacatacatatcacatgctgtaaatatgatacatgtttaacacctccaagctgccagttttgggcacctgagcaagcacttaactcactactgctcatttagtaaatgagatcattaagagtcgctcgggagaaacacttccaacaggaagtggctatatctcgctatcttcgtctctctattttctctatctaattgtctctgtgtctcttttagtaaatgtctctgtctcactgtatatgtctctctcttgctgtctatttgtttctcactctttctaaagctgtgtctgtgtctctttgtctttgactttgtctttcctgcttatttacatgtctaacaaagttttgagttttgaaagtactgccattagtgatctatgatgaaagactttcctggtttgattcttacctctagtttcatattgaacattataagaagtttttaaaaacagaacaataaaaggtcattaaaatcggatgctggtaaatcatggtatatcagtggtgcaggtgttggagatgtggttcttgtacctgagtcacttctcatagacttcgagtaactgagagaatgtacaggaaggagaagttttgaccctctaccatcatgatctaagagaaaacagtggtctcctaactatagaaaagccaagagtccaataagcaaagccttgtttgtcacccctctggtagtgtagtggtttagTGATGTggcctctgctatctgactcaccggttcaattcctacccttagctttcctttaaattgtttaaaaagttttataaaagaaccaaaaaaggtcctaaaaaggtcctaaaatcaggttcttgcaggagatcctgtggctcaattggaagagctttgcctctgggttgagaggttgccagTTCAAACCCTGGCCAggactcaaagttaagagtgtgtaAGGTTGCAGTTACAGTGGCTGTAGTGcagaaggtgtcagaaatggctgcatggaaggttggatgtggatgGTATCAGAGGGCATATCCTGAAATGGGGGGGCAATATATGGGCATCAGCCCCCCCCAGCacctgagaagctgaaaacagggggttatgaagcaaaaacatccaaaaaagtttcaacataggctccaaataaacataattatacTTTTGCCCTTCTTTCCTCCTAAATGCAAAACTCTTTTGTCTTTTGAGGCTGTAacccagcaggtcttcacagcctttaTTCAGTCacccactccattgctcaccacacactaacttccacacaacttacccagtgtggggacaagccagatttgaaccagcaacctctgagctcagaggcaaggcttttaccacaaagccatcaagtcccacatctcaccttctttttttggggggtttatccttcgtttcatgcttcaaagcaagaaattcagaccagaaagaaatatagaaggcaggattcgaaccctgaaccccaccaacagcaaaataccagtcttaacccccTGAACCATCTGGAAGGACAGGCTGCaatgattgtttagagcaggtctatcttttctttcaaaccatcaacacaagaatacaatgctaaagacagacataggaagcaaacccatatcgtgactagcagggacaatgcaggatttgaaccctgattcacaccattagagaggcaccagcattaacccactgaaccatcaggaaagacaagctgggaagcttgtttagagcaggtctatctttctttttaacccatcaaaacaagaatatgaagatgtaggaatcaggaatgtaacctacctcatgactagcagacagaaagccaggtttgaaccctgaccaccaacattagcaaagtaccagccttaacccactaaacCATCAGGAAtgaacaggatgggaagcttgattagagcaggtctatctttcttttcaaaccatcaatacaagaatttaacgctaaagaaagatgtaggaagcgaatacagatgtaagtagcagaagttgaacccacattgtaaatagcaggtataaagcaggattcgaaccaagACCCCACCACCAGCAAGACACCAacgttaacccattgaaccatcggtGAGGACAAGCtcggaagcttgtttagagcaggtctatctttcttttcaacccattaaaaacaaaatatatcgctaaagaaagatgtaggaagtgaatcctgatcgtgactggcaggcagaaagcgaaccctgaaccccaccaacaggaAAACACTTGATTTAATCCACTGAACCATCAgagaagacaggccaggaactttgtttagagcaggtctatctacctttaaaccatcaacacaagaatataaagctaaagaaagatttaggaagcaggaacataaccgacatcgcaactagcaggattcaaaccctgatcctcaccatcagcaagtcaccagccttaacccactgaatcatggaagagatcagactgggaagcatgtttagatgaggcacaagccttaaaccactgagcgaccactgctgaaaagcatgtgtgcttttggagggttcatactttgtttcatgccagcgcagtaagaaagaaggcatgtaggactggctttgaaaccttatcaccagcgtggactatattaaggaccatgttcaggcacaagccttaacccactgagctaccacagaagtgctttttggtggagttatatTTCATTAAAGAGCAGGAAATccagaaattaatccaacacagaattgaaatgttttcagagggacaaggtccagaagttttatttaccaacacagcaaccaccaGCTCgagcaggaatcaaactctcaaactcatcctatctatctatctatctatctatctatctatctatctatctatctatctatctatctatctatctatctaactactttttactgaagtacatgtctgagacaaaacttcttcactttcacttgagtaaaaaagtttattcagtacttcaacttttacccgagtattttataccatgagtatctgtacttctacttaagtaaaggatgtgtgtactttttccTCCTCTGgctaaaatgtaatgagtgaaagtaaaaagtcagaaaaataaaaatttaaaatacaataaaataaaaaagtacaataacaaagtgtTTATACTTCAATACTTTACTAATCTGATGTTTTCACACGGATATAAACACAAGTCTGTTTCTTATTACATCAGatgattattttgttaatgAAGTGATGACAGGACAGAACTAACaggtgtaaagagagagagagagagagagagagagaataaactGTGGTGTCTCTTTCAGGTCCTGACACTAAGCTGATGCAGAATTGTGGGAAATTCAGTTTCAAGAGGACGAGTATCGACCGCCTGATGAACGTCCTCGTGCTGTTTGTGAGTGAGAAAAAACCCTGTGACTGATTACTGATGCTCACCTGAACTGTgtatttatctgtgtgtgtgtgtgtgtgtgtgtgtgcagatctTTGGGTTTTTAGTGCTGATGTGTGTGATCCTAGCGGTGGGTCATGGTATCTGGGAGCACTATGAAGGCAGAAACACCACCTACATCCCCCGAGAGGGAAACACCAGCGCAGGCTTCTCAGCCTTCCTCACCTTCTGGTCCTacatcatcatcctcaacaccGTGGTGCCCATATCACTCTACGTcaggtatagtgtgtgtgtgcgtgtgttagcATTTAGTTAACtataataacacaacacagttgTGTAGAgtttcagagtgtgtgtgtgtgtgtgtgtgtgtgtgtgtgtgtgtgcagtatggaGGTGATCCGTCTGGGGAACAGTTACTACATTAACTGGGACAGACTGATGTACCACGAGCGCAGCGACACGCCGGCCGAGGCTCGTACCACCACGCTGAACGAAGAACTTGGCCAGATCAACTACGTCTTCTCCGACAAGACCGGCACGCTCACACAGAACATCATGAACTTCTCCAAGTGTTCCATCGGCAGCAAGACTTACGGTCTGTAtctccccccacacacacacacgtgtaaatATAAGTTTGAGAGCAGATGAATCAGAATGAAGGTGTTGTTTGTCCTGCAGGAGATGTGATTGACCACTACACAGGACAGAGGCTAGAGATCACAGAGGTATGAAACTAAGAGTTTCcataacatgtgtgtgtgtgtgtgtgtgtgtgtgtgtgtgtgtgtgtgtgtgtgtgtgtcctgtgtactttatttattataaaaatataattgaaaatgaaattgaCACCTCATATCCCAGCTTAAGAGTGTaatattcattacatttatggtatttggcagaaaCTCTTATCCAGATCAACTtaccattattttatttatacacctgaacagctgaggggttaagggccttgctcaggggctcaaTAGTGGGGTCTTAGTAATTCTGGgttttaaactcacaacctttttaTCAGAAATCCAACACCTGAGGAGCCACTTCCCTGGGTTCAGACCAAACCTGAGCTCCTGTGCTTGTCTTGGTGTCACTAATCTATAGTGTGAATAtgagaaaaagcagaaaaggtTCAAATTTTACCCCCAAAAAATAGTAAAAGTGTTTGTTTTGACTCTGCAGGTCAGTGGGGTCCAAATTCCAAATAATTGCTTAACAGTTTCAATATTAAAATGCTGTGAACTTAAAGCCTTGAATCTCAGACATACATGGAAATGTGCTTAGTTTTGCTCTgccactctctgtctctccaaaGCTGAGATCTGAGGCTCAAAATCCAGACAGCTTCAATGTTGAAAATCCTGTGAACTTGGAGCCTCAGATCTCAGCTTTAGAATATGACAGAGCAAAACTAAGTACATACTCTATGTATGTGTGGACCCCAGGGATCTATTTTATAAATTTGGGGAAAATCtagataaatgaaataaaagaataaaattgagtgtttatacagtcattataCAATAGTAAAAAGTCCAAATTATCAcccaaaaaaacactaaagGGTTCGTTTTTCCCGGGAgaaatttttgtcttttttctattGAATAATGACTCTGTAAACACTAAATAAAGGTCACTCGCTTGGTGTAGCTGGAAACTGCTAATGGTCTAAAGCTAGAATAACATCTACTGATCCTGCTCACGTTCCCATTCTGAGAGTCATCATTCTAGTTGGGTTGATCCATGCACCAAATCTGCTTCCGCTCCAGGAAATCCTGCATTTGTTCAGAGAGTGATATGAAATCAATGTTTCTTATCTCCGCTTTGGATTGTGAAATTCAGACCAAACTTGCGCTAAAGTACATGACTTGAGCTCCTAATTCAACAATGTGAATATGAAGAAAATTTAAAAAGGTCAAACTTTAACCCAAAAAAGCAGTAatgatgtgggtttttttattataatttctcTAAAATTCTTCAAATTCATATTGTAGGTCAGGTTGCTCTGTCACTTTCTGAAGCTGAGACCAAGTTCACAGCATTTTCAACATTGAAACTATCTTGATTGTGAGCCTCAGATCACAGATTTGGAGAATGACAGAGCAAAACTAAGCACATTTGCATGTATGTCTGAGATTCAAGGCATCAAGTTCACAGCATTTTTAATATTGAAACTGTTAAGCAATTATTTGGAATTTGGACTCCACTGACCTGCAGAGTCGATTTGGGGAAAATCTGAGAAAGTAAAAAGGTTTGCTTTTTCTGATTTTCTTCTTATTCCCACAGTTGATTAAGAACATCAAGACATGTACAGAAACACAGGTTTGatctaaatattttcatatactCAAAATTCTCAcccatttttttgtgtgtgcaaatTTTAACTTTCTCCCAAATGCTCCAAATTCACACTTTAGTTCAGTTTGGTGGAGAAATTCACAGAAATGTACTTAGCTCCACTCTGTCACTCTAAAGAATCTCTACTAAGTATATTTCTGTGTCTTGACTCTATATACAGTGTGAATTTGGGGAAAATTTCCACCCAAACAAAACCCCACACACTGAACCCTTGTTATTCAGTGTTTGATACGGAGGTCAAGACTGAGACTGAAATACAAGATCCATCTGAGTATCAGTCCAAAGATGAGATATAAGGCACTGATTCCAACACATTCCAGTTTACTGCAATACTGCTACTgccgcagtgtgtgtgtgtgtgtgtgtgtgtgtgtgtgtgtgtgtgtgtgtgtgtgtgtgtgtgtgattataatctGACTGAAATCATTAAGCAAAGCTGAGATATGAAGCAacaggaaataataataaactgatgtGTAATCGCTCCGCTTTAGATTCATCTCAAAACAAGTAACCAATTTATTTCCTGCACAAAATCAATTCACCAGCATCCacagtgtttattactcagtgtgtgtgaaaatcatatttaatactttgtgtgtgtgtgtgtgtgtgtgtgtgtgtgtgtgtgtgtgtgtaggacacgCTCCCTGTGGATTTCTCCTTTAATGACCTTGCAGATGTGAAGTTCCAGTTCTATGATGCTGCTCTGTTGGAGGCGGTGAAGCTCGGCAATCCACAAGTTTGCAGTTTCTTCAGACTGCTGGCTTTGTGCCACACCGTGATGCCTGACGAGACcaataatggtgtgtgtgtgtgtgtgtgtgtgtgtgtgactgttgATGGAGCAGGGCTTTAGAGAAAGTACAGTGTGGGGTTAAAAGCACAAATCATGAACACATTTGTGAGCCTCTGAACACGGCTTCAGCTCATATTTCTGTTACTacgaaatatatatataaatcaattctgacactttaAAGAGCTTTTACACATacgtacctgtgtgtgtgtgtgtgtgtgtgtgtgtgtgtgtgcgcgtgtgtgcagAATTGGTGTATCAGGCTCAGTCTCCAGACGAGGGCGCTCTGGTGACGGCAGCACGTAATTTTGGGTTTGTGTTCCGTTCCCGCTCTCCGGAGTCTCTGAGTGTGATGGAGCGAGGTGAAGCACGCTGCTACGAGCTGCTCGCCATCCTCGACTTCAACAACGTCCGCAAAAGGATGTCGGTCATCGGTACGTCTGCGCCGCACCGCACCACGTCTGTGTGATACAGTCTATacgtgttactgtgtgtgtgtgtgtgtgtgtgtgtgtgtgtgtgacagtaccagtgtgtgtgtgtgtctcagtgagGAGTCCAGAGGGACAACTTTCACTCTACTGTAAAGGAGCAGACACTATTGTTTATGAGCGACTCGACCAGTCCTGCAGCAAACTCATGGAGATCACCACAGAACATCTCAACgtaagtctcacacacacacacacacacacacacacacacacacacacacacacacacacacacacacacttcatacctGCCAACCTGCAACCTTCATACTGTactcttcactacacacacatccacattacacacactttaacatactatatacaagtgtgtgtgtgtgtgtgtgtgtgtaggagtttgCAGGGGAGGGTCTGCGCACGCTGGTCTTGGCCTATAAGGATCTCGATGAGCAGTATTTCTCTGAGTGGAATCAGCGCCACCATGAGGCGAGCACCGCACTGGAGCAACGAGAAGAAAAACTCAATGACCTGTATGAGGAGATTGAAAGAGATCTGCaggtgcgcgcacacacacacacacacacacgcacgcacacacgcacgcacacacacacatacacacacacacacacacacacacacacacacacacacatacacacacacacacacacacacacgttgctTGAGTTAAACTGGTACTGGTTGTTTGGGTGTATGATTTAGAAGGTCACATGATTGTGCAGTTGCTGTAAGCTGTGTGTTAACGGAGTGTTGATGGTGTGTTAGTTACTGGGAGCCACAGCGATAGAGGACAAGCTCCAGGACGGTGTGGCGCAGACCATCGAGCAGCTGGCCAAGGCGGACATCAAGATCTGGGTGCTGACAGGAGACAAGCAAGGTCATTATGAAACCTGAACTCTTTACTGGGTACAAACTGGTAAAAATCAGCATTTAACACACTCAGGAACACACACATCAGCTTCCTTCCTCATGATTCTGTACAGAAACCGCAGAGAACATCGGCTACTCCTGTAACCTGCTGCGAGAGGAGATGACTGACGTCTTCATCATCTCCGCACATTCGCATGAGGAAGTGAGGAGGGAACTCAGGTGAGCAGAGTGTTACCTCAGGAGAACACGTTCATTAATAATATAACTGAGCTGTGTGCTGAAACAGGGTGGTGTGAAGGACATCATTTACTCTGACTCTCCCAGTGATGTCATCACTTTCAGCCTGTGGGAGGACAGAGAACTCTGCTCAGCAGTGCCAATAAAACTGATCTCATTCAAGTACCCTAGGATGTTTAAAGTGATAAGTGACGCCCCCTGGTGGACACCACAGGCATGTAGGAGTTTTTCTGAGTGTTGACTCTTTGGGTGTTTCTTTCTCAGAGACGCACGGGTGAAGATGCGTCCAGACTCGGGGGAAGAAGCGTCTTTCATCACAGATAGCATTCTGGGTAAGGAGCCTAAAGTGGTGCACGATGAGAATGTGAGCGGTGATTACGGTCTGGTCATCAACGGCCACAGCCTGGTgagaaacacactcacacacacacacacacacatgtaaaaggggacatttataatataaaacattcacCGATAGCAGGTAAcctgtaaagtgtgtgtgtgtgtgtgtgtgtgtgtgtgtgtaggcgtaCGCTCTGGAGCACAGTATGGAGCTGGAGTTCCTGCGTACGGCGTGCATGTGTAAGACGGTGATCTGCTGCCGGGTCACACCTCTGCAGAAGGCTCAGGTGGTGGAGCTCGTTAAGAAATACAAACAGGCCGTCACTCTGGCTATCGGAGACGGAGCTAACGACGTCAGCATGATCAAGGGTCAGTCCTGTGTCCACTGCTGTTCTCCAGCACCTCCTTTCTGAGGTGGAGATGAAGAATTAGAAACTGTGTACATGTTCTGTATCACTGtacatgaataataattaaaaatatgattatgTATAACGACATAAACACCAGCTCACTCATGAATCTGAAGATCTTCAGATTGAGGAGATTTTGTGCAGAATAGACTTTGGTGTGATGCAGATGTTCCTCacctctccctctgtctccacAGCGGCTCATATCGGCGTGGGGATCAGCGGGCAGGAGGGCATGCAGGCCGTTCTCTCCAGCGATTTCTCCTTTGCTCAGTTCCGTTACCTGCAGCGCCTCCTGCTGGTTCATGGTCGCTGGTCCTACCTGCGCATGTGCAAGTTCCTGCGCTACTTCTTTTACAAgaacttcaccttcacctttgTGCACTTCTGGTACGCCTTCTTCTGCGGCTTCTCTGCCCAGGTCAGCGTGCGAGTGTGTAACGAGAGAGATGGGAAACATTCTCTGATCAAAATCATCATAACTGTAGTCAAccccacctgtgtgtgtgtgtgtgtgtgtgtgtgtgtgtgtgtgtgttgttgcagACAGTGTATGATCAAGCCTTCATTGCTCTCTATAACCTAATGTACACTGCACTGCCGGTTTTAGGCATGGGCCTTTTcgaccaggtatacacacacacacacacacacacacacacacacatttgttttatatttaattttgtaaccgtgtgtgtgtgtgtgtgtgtgtgttaatgttccAGGACGTGAACGATGTTTGGGGTCTGGAGTACCCTCAGCTTTATGGACCTGGTCAGCTGAGTGTGTACTTTAATAAGGGCACCTTTGTGAAGTGTGCGCTCCACAGCTGCTA
This region of Silurus meridionalis isolate SWU-2019-XX chromosome 27, ASM1480568v1, whole genome shotgun sequence genomic DNA includes:
- the atp8b5a gene encoding LOW QUALITY PROTEIN: probable phospholipid-transporting ATPase IM (The sequence of the model RefSeq protein was modified relative to this genomic sequence to represent the inferred CDS: inserted 1 base in 1 codon), whose protein sequence is MSFFGLDCVKKKEKETERKIRANDREYNLSFKYATNGIKTSKYNVLTFLPLNLFEQFQRIANAYFLCLLVLQVIPAISSLSWFTTVVPLALVLTVTAVKDAIDDINRHKSDRQVNNRKAEVLINGDEKWMNVQVGDIIRLQNNQFVTADLLLLSSSEPLNLVYIETAELDGETNLKVKQALTVTGEMGGSVESLAAFTGEVCCEXPNNRLDSFMGTLVYKGHKHPLDNQSVLLRGCTLRNTTWCFGLVLFAGPDTKLMQNCGKFSFKRTSIDRLMNVLVLFIFGFLVLMCVILAVGHGIWEHYEGRNTTYIPREGNTSAGFSAFLTFWSYIIILNTVVPISLYVSMEVIRLGNSYYINWDRLMYHERSDTPAEARTTTLNEELGQINYVFSDKTGTLTQNIMNFSKCSIGSKTYGDVIDHYTGQRLEITEDTLPVDFSFNDLADVKFQFYDAALLEAVKLGNPQVCSFFRLLALCHTVMPDETNNELVYQAQSPDEGALVTAARNFGFVFRSRSPESLSVMERGEARCYELLAILDFNNVRKRMSVIVRSPEGQLSLYCKGADTIVYERLDQSCSKLMEITTEHLNEFAGEGLRTLVLAYKDLDEQYFSEWNQRHHEASTALEQREEKLNDLYEEIERDLQLLGATAIEDKLQDGVAQTIEQLAKADIKIWVLTGDKQETAENIGYSCNLLREEMTDVFIISAHSHEEVRRELRDARVKMRPDSGEEASFITDSILGKEPKVVHDENVSGDYGLVINGHSLAYALEHSMELEFLRTACMCKTVICCRVTPLQKAQVVELVKKYKQAVTLAIGDGANDVSMIKAAHIGVGISGQEGMQAVLSSDFSFAQFRYLQRLLLVHGRWSYLRMCKFLRYFFYKNFTFTFVHFWYAFFCGFSAQTVYDQAFIALYNLMYTALPVLGMGLFDQDVNDVWGLEYPQLYGPGQLSVYFNKGTFVKCALHSCYSSLVLFFVPYFALYDTADYQSFALITQTCLIITVCVQLGLDLSYWTAVNHLFVWGSLGMFFLVTFAMQSDGLHRVQPSSFTFIGTARNTLDRLNVWLAIVLTVVLCVLPVLLHRFIYNQISPTINHKVRLMVHQMKSQPPPPRRRTRIRRSSTRRSGYAFSHTQGYGDLVTSKWFLRRQAPPRSTGFPPTGRTARFSPTGKQQNPKQEVEPTQLQNYRIVHDSAF